A stretch of the Arachis stenosperma cultivar V10309 chromosome 6, arast.V10309.gnm1.PFL2, whole genome shotgun sequence genome encodes the following:
- the LOC130933981 gene encoding protein SMALL AUXIN UP-REGULATED RNA 12-like translates to MAKRGSISSRGGLLWRKGKGGLLPMMKKLLFSSSSHDDEKGVKEGHFVVIATQGWKEERFFIELGHLDNPDFVQLLKQAEEEYGFSQEGALAIPCDPLYLKTIISTKN, encoded by the coding sequence ATGGCTAAAAGAGGAAGTATTAGTAGTAGAGGAGGATTATTATGGAGGAAGGGAAAGGGAGGGTTGTTACCAATGATGAAGAAATTGTTGTTCTCATCATCGTCACATGATGATGAGAAAGGAGTGAAAGAGGGGCATTTTGTGGTGATTGCAACACAAGGTTGGAAGGAAGAGAGGTTCTTCATTGAATTGGGGCATTTGGATAACCCTGACTTTGTTCAACTCTTAAAGCAAGCTGAAGAGGAGTACGGTTTCTCTCAGGAGGGCGCACTTGCTATTCCTTGTGACCCTCTTTATTTGAAGACAATCATTTCCaccaaaaattaa